One stretch of Riemerella columbina DNA includes these proteins:
- a CDS encoding zinc ribbon domain-containing protein YjdM, translating to MSDIVLCPKCGSEFTYPQDDLMVCSQCFNEWNPEDYAANGQEKILDSNGNELVDGDTVVVIKDLPVKGAPKPVKAGTKVKNIRLNYDSDHNISCKIDGFGAMGLKSEFVRKA from the coding sequence ATGAGTGATATCGTTTTATGTCCTAAATGTGGCTCGGAGTTTACCTATCCACAAGATGATTTGATGGTGTGTTCGCAGTGTTTTAATGAGTGGAATCCTGAGGATTACGCCGCTAATGGTCAAGAGAAAATTTTAGATTCTAATGGCAATGAGCTTGTAGATGGTGATACCGTGGTGGTGATTAAAGATTTGCCTGTAAAAGGCGCTCCAAAGCCCGTAAAAGCTGGAACGAAAGTTAAAAATATAAGATTAAATTATGATAGCGACCATAACATCAGCTGTAAAATAGATGGCTTTGGCGCTATGGGACTCAAGTCTGAATTTGTGAGAAAAGCTTAG
- a CDS encoding ABC transporter ATP-binding protein — MELLTIKNLSFAYPDALPIFEDLNWQFQRGKIIGIAGESGCGKSTLLSLIYGLLDWQKGTIFFDGQPIFGPKANIVPGEKEMKLVAQNYDLMPYGTVYDNVGQFISNINLEEKRRKVQQLLAVVGLEELADKQPHFLSGGQQQRVAIARALSSMPKLLLLDEPFSHLDIARTISLRKRLFSYAKANGISVLISTHNLQEIMPWLDEILILKNGEIIQNDTPESVYHHPKNEYVAQLFGEVNFLDAETQKQLQWEKTMYYPHQIKISEDGVPAEVVESLFAGSYFWNRVKIKDTTLIVYSERHLHGVVRLKVD; from the coding sequence ATGGAACTGTTGACCATTAAAAATTTGTCATTTGCCTACCCTGATGCTTTGCCTATTTTTGAAGATTTGAATTGGCAATTTCAACGAGGAAAAATCATCGGTATTGCAGGGGAGAGTGGTTGCGGAAAATCTACTTTGCTGAGTCTGATTTATGGTCTTTTGGATTGGCAAAAAGGGACTATTTTTTTTGATGGACAACCTATTTTTGGACCCAAAGCCAACATTGTCCCTGGCGAAAAGGAAATGAAATTGGTGGCTCAGAATTATGATTTGATGCCCTATGGAACGGTTTATGATAATGTAGGGCAATTTATTTCTAACATCAATTTAGAGGAAAAAAGGCGAAAAGTACAGCAATTATTAGCCGTGGTAGGCTTGGAAGAATTGGCGGATAAACAGCCGCATTTTCTTAGTGGTGGGCAGCAACAGCGCGTGGCAATTGCCAGAGCTTTATCATCAATGCCAAAACTTTTGCTTTTAGATGAACCTTTTAGCCATCTGGACATCGCCCGAACGATCAGCTTGAGAAAGCGGCTGTTTTCTTACGCCAAAGCCAATGGCATCAGTGTGCTTATTTCTACGCACAATCTGCAGGAGATTATGCCTTGGTTAGATGAAATTTTAATTCTAAAAAATGGCGAAATCATCCAAAATGATACGCCAGAATCGGTTTATCATCATCCTAAAAATGAATATGTAGCCCAACTTTTTGGCGAGGTTAACTTCCTTGATGCTGAAACTCAAAAGCAACTCCAATGGGAGAAAACAATGTATTATCCACATCAAATTAAAATTTCTGAAGATGGTGTGCCCGCCGAAGTTGTGGAGAGTTTATTTGCTGGAAGTTACTTTTGGAATAGGGTCAAAATAAAAGATACCACCCTGATTGTCTATTCTGAGCGGCATCTTCATGGTGTGGTGAGATTAAAAGTAGACTAA
- a CDS encoding Tex family protein — MTLTQYIQKQTQLAEKSVENTLQLLGEGGTIPFIARYRKDRTGNLDEMAIEQILKGQKQYEEIQKRKETILKTIAEQQQLSAELEQKITQSFDLQELEDLYLPYKKRRKTKADTAREQGLEPLAKILMAQNSDEIERTAQRYISAERPNVEAVLQGACDIIAEWINENIFVRKRLRQLFQRTAKIVTKITKKGKENPDDAQKYQQYFDWNESLSRVPSHRLLAMLRAENEGFIKVKIEVNTDDALAFLEQNFIKNQRKTAPYIAQACHEAYKRLLEPSIANEILSDAKAKADEKAIAIFADNLKQLLLAAPLGEKRILAIDPGYRTGCKVVCLDEKGDLLYNETIFPHAPQHETALAMKKIRSMVSTYQIEAIAIGNGTASRETELFVKKIKFDRDLQVFVVSEAGASVYSASKIAREEFPNYDVTVRGAVSIGRRLSDPLAELVKIDPKSIGVGQYQHDVDATLLKEELDKTVIHSVNAVGVNLNTASQSLLRYVSGIGYKMAENIVNYRSEHGAFRNRNDLKKVPRLGEKVFQQAAAFVRIKDGENPLDNSAVHPEAYPIVEKMAKKVGLHTAELIANKAKIQQINPEDFTTETVGILGIRDILKELEKPGLDPRQHAQIFEFDPTVKTLADLKVGMILPGIVNNITAFGCFVDIGIKESGLIHISQLTDGFVDDVNAHVKLHQPISVQVLEVDAPRKRIALKKV, encoded by the coding sequence ATGACCCTCACACAATATATACAGAAACAGACGCAATTGGCGGAAAAATCCGTGGAGAATACCTTACAATTGTTGGGTGAAGGCGGCACCATTCCGTTTATCGCACGGTATCGGAAGGACCGAACGGGCAACCTCGACGAGATGGCGATTGAGCAAATCCTCAAAGGACAAAAACAATACGAGGAAATCCAAAAACGCAAGGAAACCATCTTAAAAACCATTGCCGAACAGCAACAATTATCGGCAGAATTGGAACAAAAAATCACGCAATCCTTTGATTTGCAGGAGTTAGAAGACCTCTACCTACCCTACAAAAAACGCCGAAAAACCAAAGCCGATACCGCTCGAGAGCAAGGCTTGGAGCCGTTGGCAAAAATCCTGATGGCTCAAAATTCCGATGAGATAGAACGCACCGCCCAGCGGTATATTTCCGCCGAAAGACCCAATGTAGAAGCGGTTTTGCAGGGAGCTTGCGACATCATCGCTGAGTGGATCAATGAAAATATCTTCGTGCGAAAACGCCTCCGACAGCTCTTCCAGCGTACCGCAAAAATCGTTACCAAAATCACCAAAAAAGGCAAAGAAAACCCCGATGATGCCCAAAAATATCAGCAATATTTTGACTGGAACGAGTCGCTTTCTCGTGTACCTTCGCACCGATTATTGGCGATGCTTCGGGCGGAAAATGAAGGGTTTATCAAAGTGAAAATTGAAGTCAATACCGATGATGCACTGGCGTTTTTGGAGCAAAACTTCATCAAAAATCAACGGAAAACCGCCCCCTACATTGCCCAAGCTTGCCACGAGGCGTACAAACGCTTGCTGGAACCCTCCATCGCCAACGAAATTCTGAGCGATGCCAAAGCCAAAGCCGATGAAAAGGCGATTGCTATCTTTGCCGACAACCTCAAACAGCTCCTTCTGGCGGCACCTTTGGGCGAAAAACGCATTCTGGCGATCGACCCTGGCTACCGCACGGGCTGCAAGGTGGTTTGTTTGGACGAAAAGGGCGACCTTCTCTACAACGAGACCATTTTTCCGCACGCTCCCCAGCACGAAACGGCATTGGCGATGAAGAAAATCCGCTCGATGGTCAGTACCTATCAGATTGAAGCCATAGCGATTGGCAACGGCACGGCGAGCCGAGAGACGGAACTTTTTGTGAAGAAAATCAAATTTGACCGAGATTTGCAGGTTTTTGTCGTTTCGGAGGCGGGGGCGTCGGTCTATTCGGCGAGTAAAATTGCCCGTGAGGAATTCCCCAATTACGATGTGACGGTGCGTGGGGCGGTGTCCATTGGCAGGCGGCTGAGCGACCCGCTGGCAGAGTTGGTGAAAATAGATCCGAAGAGCATCGGCGTGGGACAATATCAGCACGATGTAGATGCTACGCTCCTCAAAGAAGAACTGGATAAAACCGTGATACACAGCGTGAATGCTGTGGGTGTGAACCTCAATACCGCCAGTCAATCCCTGCTGCGTTATGTCTCTGGGATTGGCTACAAAATGGCAGAAAATATCGTGAATTATCGCTCGGAGCACGGGGCGTTTCGCAACCGAAATGACTTGAAAAAAGTGCCTCGTTTGGGCGAAAAAGTCTTCCAGCAAGCCGCCGCTTTTGTTCGCATTAAAGATGGCGAAAATCCGCTCGACAACTCGGCGGTGCACCCCGAAGCCTACCCTATTGTGGAAAAAATGGCGAAAAAAGTGGGCTTACATACGGCGGAACTCATCGCCAACAAAGCCAAAATTCAGCAAATCAACCCTGAGGATTTCACCACCGAAACAGTGGGTATTTTGGGCATTCGTGATATTCTGAAGGAGTTGGAAAAACCAGGCTTAGACCCTCGCCAGCACGCCCAGATTTTTGAGTTTGACCCCACGGTAAAAACTCTTGCCGACCTAAAAGTGGGAATGATTTTACCCGGAATTGTGAATAATATCACGGCGTTTGGTTGTTTTGTGGATATTGGCATCAAAGAGAGCGGATTGATTCATATTTCCCAACTCACCGACGGTTTTGTTGATGATGTGAATGCCCATGTAAAACTCCATCAGCCCATCAGCGTTCAGGTCTTAGAAGTAGACGCCCCCCGAAAAAGAATCGCCTTGAAGAAGGTGTGA
- a CDS encoding methylated-DNA--[protein]-cysteine S-methyltransferase, whose protein sequence is MLFKTSLNTPLGEMIAVAHTQGISLLAFSDEKTVDRDIQQIEKTLQTEVKEGENTYLHQLKQELEAYFNGNLKAFTVPLFTVGTPFQKSVWEVLQKVPYGETKTYAQQALALGKPKSVRAVANANGQNKIAIVIPCHRIIGSNGTLTGYAGGLWRKQKLLELEKSILL, encoded by the coding sequence ATGTTATTCAAAACTTCTTTAAACACGCCGCTGGGGGAGATGATCGCTGTCGCCCATACGCAAGGGATCAGCCTTTTAGCTTTTTCTGATGAAAAAACGGTAGATCGAGATATTCAGCAAATAGAAAAAACCTTGCAAACTGAGGTTAAAGAAGGGGAGAACACGTATCTGCATCAGTTAAAACAAGAATTAGAAGCCTATTTTAACGGCAATTTGAAAGCATTCACAGTGCCTTTATTTACGGTGGGAACGCCTTTCCAGAAGTCGGTTTGGGAGGTTTTACAAAAAGTTCCGTATGGCGAAACCAAAACCTACGCCCAGCAAGCTCTCGCATTGGGCAAGCCTAAATCGGTGAGAGCGGTTGCCAATGCCAATGGTCAAAATAAAATTGCAATTGTCATTCCTTGCCATCGGATTATCGGTTCCAATGGCACTTTAACAGGCTATGCTGGCGGACTTTGGCGGAAACAAAAACTACTGGAATTAGAAAAATCCATTTTACTCTAA